The following are encoded together in the Echinicola jeungdonensis genome:
- a CDS encoding RNA polymerase sigma factor: protein MLHYFEGLSYKEIADMMGFGHVRSARNLLYKAVNGLSSILKKYHGDLFVLIGLLFYSF, encoded by the coding sequence ATGCTGCATTACTTTGAGGGGCTTTCCTATAAGGAGATTGCTGACATGATGGGTTTTGGTCATGTTCGATCTGCAAGGAACCTCTTATATAAAGCCGTAAATGGTTTATCAAGTATTCTTAAAAAGTACCATGGAGACCTGTTCGTATTAATTGGTTTATTGTTTTATTCCTTTTAA
- a CDS encoding FecR family protein: MKRFDPENIEDFLKHPDFVKWVHQPTSKSDRYWNNWCTRNTKKVHLLRHAKEIIQGMKLEEQNEMSSEDHQMIREKLLAENKKFNSVSKTKGNNGNSKLLLAWASGIAASILILGFLYFGPNRRSEQVACPEKKVEWISKRVPRGVKKIYTLPDGTKVTMNSGSWLSYREDFEENRVVRLYGQAFFEVTKDPEHPFEIYSKYLKTQVLGTSFDVKSYKDEDKVHVAVVTGKVKVQTSEGITNEMTPGEATFYNKKDKSLTEAKYEYEDLIGWKEKILKFNRLTYPEVFKQLSRWYDVDFVVDEGVALRGQYTAKFNNQSLSNVLIGLSYSSNLSFDIQGKKVLVKQKR; encoded by the coding sequence ATGAAAAGGTTTGACCCTGAAAATATAGAAGACTTTTTGAAACACCCTGATTTTGTAAAATGGGTACACCAGCCCACTTCAAAATCGGACCGCTACTGGAATAATTGGTGCACCAGAAACACTAAAAAGGTTCACCTGCTCCGGCATGCCAAGGAAATCATTCAGGGAATGAAGCTGGAGGAGCAAAATGAAATGAGCAGTGAGGATCATCAAATGATCAGGGAGAAATTGCTTGCAGAAAACAAGAAATTCAACAGTGTTTCTAAGACCAAAGGGAATAATGGTAATTCAAAACTGCTTTTGGCGTGGGCAAGTGGTATTGCAGCTAGTATTTTGATTTTGGGCTTTTTGTATTTCGGTCCAAACAGGAGGTCTGAACAAGTAGCCTGTCCAGAAAAAAAAGTGGAATGGATTAGCAAGAGGGTTCCTAGGGGAGTTAAGAAAATTTACACTTTACCTGATGGCACTAAAGTTACAATGAACTCTGGTTCCTGGTTGAGTTACCGGGAGGATTTTGAGGAAAACAGGGTTGTAAGACTATATGGTCAGGCATTTTTTGAAGTGACTAAAGACCCAGAACATCCCTTTGAAATATATAGCAAATACCTTAAGACCCAGGTATTAGGTACTTCCTTCGATGTGAAATCCTACAAGGATGAAGATAAAGTCCATGTGGCGGTAGTCACCGGAAAAGTAAAAGTCCAGACAAGTGAGGGAATAACTAATGAAATGACCCCTGGAGAGGCCACTTTTTATAACAAGAAGGATAAATCCCTTACTGAGGCCAAGTATGAATATGAAGACTTAATTGGTTGGAAAGAAAAGATTCTGAAGTTTAATCGCCTGACATACCCAGAAGTTTTTAAACAGCTTTCAAGATGGTATGATGTGGATTTTGTGGTGGATGAAGGGGTAGCTCTTAGGGGGCAATATACTGCAAAATTTAATAATCAGAGCTTGTCAAATGTCCTTATAGGTTTGAGCTATTCATCCAATCTTTCATTTGATATACAGGGGAAAAAGGTGCTTGTAAAACAAAAAAGATAA